The Triticum aestivum cultivar Chinese Spring chromosome 3A, IWGSC CS RefSeq v2.1, whole genome shotgun sequence genome includes a region encoding these proteins:
- the LOC123060174 gene encoding ricin B-like lectin R40C1 isoform X2, whose amino-acid sequence MAPPATRQPMYRILCKAGEESFSLAARDGKVCLVRNDRDDDTQHWIKDMKYSIRVKDEEGYPAMALVNKASGEALKHSLGQSHPVLLTRYNPDILDESVLWTESRDVGAGYRCIRMVNNIYLNFDALHGDKDHGGVRDGTTLILWEWTEGDNQRWKIVAW is encoded by the exons ATGGCGCCCCCGGCGACCAGGCAGCCGATGTACAGGATCCTCTGCAAGGCCGGCGAGGAAAGCTTCAGCCTCGCCGCCAGGGACGGCAAGGTCTGTCTCGTCCGCAACGATCGCGACGACGACACGCAG CACTGGATCAAGGACATGAAGTACAGCATAAGGGTGAAGGATGAGGAAGGCTACCCTGCCATGGCACTCGTCAACAAGGCCAGCGGAGAGGCTCTCAAGCACTCCCTCGGCCAATCTCACCCT GTTCTTCTGACCAGGTACAATCCAGACATCCTGGACGAATCGGTTCTTTGGACTGAGAGCAGGGACGTCGGGGCAGGCTACCGCTGCATCAGGATGGTGAACAACATCTACTTGAACTTTGATGCACTCCATGGCGACAAGGACCATGGCGGTGTGCGCGATGGAACCACCCTCATTCTGTGGGAGTGGACTGAGGGGGACAACCAGCGCTGGAAGATCGTTGCCTGGT GA
- the LOC123060174 gene encoding ricin B-like lectin R40C1 isoform X1 produces MAPPATRQPMYRILCKAGEESFSLAARDGKVCLVRNDRDDDTQHWIKDMKYSIRVKDEEGYPAMALVNKASGEALKHSLGQSHPVLLTRYNPDILDESVLWTESRDVGAGYRCIRMVNNIYLNFDALHGDKDHGGVRDGTTLILWEWTEGDNQRWKIVAWCIPAQT; encoded by the exons ATGGCGCCCCCGGCGACCAGGCAGCCGATGTACAGGATCCTCTGCAAGGCCGGCGAGGAAAGCTTCAGCCTCGCCGCCAGGGACGGCAAGGTCTGTCTCGTCCGCAACGATCGCGACGACGACACGCAG CACTGGATCAAGGACATGAAGTACAGCATAAGGGTGAAGGATGAGGAAGGCTACCCTGCCATGGCACTCGTCAACAAGGCCAGCGGAGAGGCTCTCAAGCACTCCCTCGGCCAATCTCACCCT GTTCTTCTGACCAGGTACAATCCAGACATCCTGGACGAATCGGTTCTTTGGACTGAGAGCAGGGACGTCGGGGCAGGCTACCGCTGCATCAGGATGGTGAACAACATCTACTTGAACTTTGATGCACTCCATGGCGACAAGGACCATGGCGGTGTGCGCGATGGAACCACCCTCATTCTGTGGGAGTGGACTGAGGGGGACAACCAGCGCTGGAAGATCGTTGCCTGGT GCATACCCGCTCAAACATAA